From Macaca mulatta isolate MMU2019108-1 chromosome 3, T2T-MMU8v2.0, whole genome shotgun sequence, the proteins below share one genomic window:
- the LOC106997298 gene encoding putative uncharacterized protein encoded by LINC00158, whose protein sequence is MFSLFIKNRYLHLLHALSFLTDVSRIQSHFGTLPRIKDEHRSHQESKYHFGGYVQIIFGSDQDWRQGHQSFLLKTGPCKKRRLLK, encoded by the exons ATGTTTTCTCTGTTTATTAAGAACAGATATCTTCATCTCCTTCATGCATTATCCTTTCTAACAGATGTCAGTAGGATCCAGAGCCATTTTGGAACTTTACCAAGGATTAAGGATGAGCACAGATCACATCAAGAGTCT aaatatcactttggagGCTATGTGCAGATCATATTTGGAAGTGACCAAGACTGGAGGCAGGGACACCAGAGTTTTCTGTTAAAAACTGGTCCATGCAAGAAAAGACGACTCCTGAAGTGA